A single region of the Sciurus carolinensis chromosome 16, mSciCar1.2, whole genome shotgun sequence genome encodes:
- the Bbs2 gene encoding Bardet-Biedl syndrome 2 protein, with protein sequence MLLPVFTLKLRHKISPRMVAVGCYDGTHPCLAAATQAGKVFIHNPHTRTQNFIASRALQSPQESDVSLLNINQAVSCLTAGLLSPELGCDALLVGTQTNLLAYDVYNNSDLFYREVADGANAIVLGTLGDISSPLAIIGGNCALQGFDHEGNDLFWTVTGDNVHSLALCDFDGDGKKELLVGSEDFDIRVFKEDEIVAEMTETEIITSLCPMYGSRFGYALSNGTVGVYDKTARYWRIKSKNHAMSIHAFDLNSDGVCELITGWSNGKVDARSDRTGEVIFKDNFSSAIAGVVEGDYRMDGHVQLICCSVEGEIRGYLPGTAEMRGNLMDTSVEQDLIRELSQKKQNLLLELRNYEENAKAELSSPLNEADGQRGIIPANTKLHTALSVKLGTEKQAAHVELCISTSNDTIIRAVLIFAEGIFVGESHVVHPSVHNLSSSIRVPVTPPKDVPVDLHLKTFVGYRSSTQFHVFELTRQLPRFSMYALTSPDNASEPLSYVNFIIAERAQRIAIWLNQNFLLPEDTNIQNAPFQVCFTSLRNGGHLYIKIKPSGEITVNTDDIDLAGDIIQSMASFFAVEDLQVEADFPAYFEELRKVLVKVDEYHSVHQKLSADMADNSNLIRSLLVRAEDARLMRNMKTMKNRYMELYDLNKDLLNGYKIRCNNHTELLGNLKAVNQAIQRAGRLRVGKPKNQVISACRDAIRSNNINTLFRIMRVGTAPS encoded by the exons ATGCTGCTGCCCGTGTTCACTCTGAAACTGCGCCACAAAATCAGCCCCCGCATGGTGGCCGTAGGGTGCTACGACGGGACTCACCCGTGCCTGGCGGCCGCCACGCAAGCGGGCAAG GTTTTCATTCACAATCCTCATACACGGACCCAGAACTTCATTGCATCCCGAGCCCTCCAGAGCCCCCAAGAGTCTGATGTTTCTCTTCTCAACATTAACCAGGCAGTCAGCTGCCTGACTGCAGGACTGCTGAGCCCTGAGCTTGGCTGCGATGCTCTTTTGGTGGGGACGCAGACGAATCTTTTGGCTTACGATGTCTATAATAATTCAGATTTGTTCTACAGAGAG GTAGCAGATGGGGCAAATGCCATTGTGCTGGGGACATTGGGGGACATTTCCTCTCCTCTTGCCATTATTGGTGGAAACTGTGCTCTGCAAGGTTTTGATCATGAAGGAAATGATCTCTTTTGGACG GTTACTGGAGACAACGTTCATTCCTTGGCCTTGTGTGACTTTGATGGTGATGGGAAGAAAGAG CTTCTTGTTGGATCTGAGGATTTTGACATCCGAGTGTTTAAAGAAGATGAGATTGTGGCAGAAATGACAGAAACAGAG ATAATCACCTCTCTGTGTCCCATGTATGGCAGTCGATTTGGTTATGCCCTTTCCAATGGCACAGTTGGAGTTTATGACAAAACAGCTCGATACTGGAGAATAAAA TCCAAAAATCATGCCATGAGTATTCATGCTTTTGATCTTAATTCTGATGGAGTATGTGAACTGATAACTGGTTGGTCCAATGGGAAG gttgATGCCCGAAGTGACCGAACTGGGGAGGTCATCTTTAAAGACAACTTCTCTTCTGCCATTGCTGGCGTGGTGGAGGGGGACTACCGGATGGATGGCCACGTACAGTTAATCTGCTGCTCAGTGGAAGGGGAAA TCCGTGGCTACCTGCCAGGCACAGCTGAGATGAGGGGAAACCTCATGGACACCAGTGTAGAACAGGACCTGATCCGAGAGCTGAGTCAAAAAAAGCAGAATCTGTTGCTGGAACTCCGTAACTACGAGGAAAACGCCAAG GCTGAACTGAGCAGTCCACTGAATGAGGCTGATGGGCAAAGAGGCATAATCCCGGCCAACACCAAGCTCCACACTGCCCTGTCCGTCAAGCTGGGGACTGAGAAGCAAGCTGCTCATGTGGAATTGTGCATTTCCACTTCAAATG ACACCATCATCCGAGCAGTATTGATTTTTGCAGAGGGAATTTTTGTAGGTGAAAGCCATGTGGTACATCCCAGTGTTCACAATCTTTCCAGCTCCATCCGTGTCCCAGTTACACCTCCCAAGGATGTCCCTGTGGATCTGCACTTGAAAACCTTTGTGGGTTACAGAAGCAG CACCCAGTTCCATGTATTTGAATTGACAAGACAGCTCCCTCGATTCTCTATGTATGCGCTGACCAGCCCGGACAATGCCAGTGAACCCCTCAGTTATGTTAACTTTATCATTGCCGAACGGGCACAGAGG aTTGCTATATGGCTCAACCAGAACTTTCTGTTACCAGAAGACACTAACATTCAGAATGCTCCATTTCAAGTGTGTTTCACATCATTAAGAAATGGTGGCCAtctctacataaaaataaaacctagtgGAGAG ATCACAGTAAATACCGATGATATTGACTTAGCTGGTGATATCATCCAGTCCATGGCTTCATTTTTTGCTGTTGAAGACCTTCAGGTAGAAGCAGATTTTCCTGCCTACTTTGAGGAATTACGAAAAGTGCTGGTTAAG GTGGATGAATATCATTCAGTGCACCAGAAGCTCAGTGCTGACATGGCTGATAATTCCAATCTGATCCGAAGTTTGCTGGTCAGAGCTGAGGATGCTCGTCTGATGAGGAACAT gaaaacaatgaagaatcGCTATATGGAACTCTATGATCTTAATAAAGACTTGTTAAATGGATATAAAATTCGCTGTAATAATCACACAGAACTGCTTGGAAATCTTAAAGCAGTAAATCAAGCGATTCAAAGAGCAGGGCGTCTGCGTG TTGGAAAACCAAAGAACCAAGTGATCTCTGCTTGTCGGGATGCTATTCGAAGCAACAACATCAACACACTGTTCAGAATCATGCGGGTGGGGACAGCTCCCTCATAG